One window from the genome of Erwinia sorbitola encodes:
- a CDS encoding ABC transporter ATP-binding protein codes for MMLMDIEQVAVHGGDLAVQPLSFSLRAGQPFTLLGETGSGKSLLAQAVIGTLPPGLIACGQLHTDGQTLPLASRPARALWGHRLGILPQEPWLALDPTMRAGEQVAESYRFLRAMKKAPARDAALCDLAALGVADAADRLPQALSGGMAQRVAFAAARAGGANIIVADEPTKGLDVARRNEVIALLLEEVRAGGGLLTITHDIELARQIGGEVAVMMRGEIVERGSAQQVLTEPQHPYTQALLAADPARWPARQPKAHGPQIVLEAHNLSKARGGRQLFSGQSLRVHAGEVIGITGPSGCGKSSFGDILLGLLAADSGDVVRDRTLAAVKYQKIFQDPPSAFAPRVTLRQALNDVVKRHNLNGERIALLMARLRLRPLLLDRYPDEISGGELQRFALLRVLLLDPVFLFADEPTSRLDLLTQQQTIELLVEVAAEQNCALLVVSHDEALIERISHRRIHFGEIQYPCGLSSEAVLP; via the coding sequence ATGATGCTGATGGATATAGAACAGGTGGCCGTCCACGGCGGTGACCTGGCGGTACAGCCGCTGTCATTTTCACTGCGCGCCGGTCAGCCGTTTACGCTGTTAGGCGAAACGGGATCTGGTAAAAGCCTGCTGGCCCAGGCGGTAATTGGCACGCTTCCTCCGGGGCTGATTGCCTGCGGTCAGCTGCACACAGATGGCCAGACGCTGCCGCTGGCAAGCCGTCCGGCGCGTGCGCTCTGGGGCCACCGGCTGGGAATTTTGCCGCAGGAACCCTGGCTGGCGCTTGATCCGACCATGCGTGCAGGAGAGCAGGTGGCGGAGAGCTACCGTTTTCTGCGCGCCATGAAAAAAGCGCCGGCCCGGGATGCTGCCCTGTGCGATCTGGCGGCGTTGGGTGTGGCGGATGCTGCCGACCGCCTGCCGCAGGCGCTTTCCGGCGGAATGGCGCAGCGTGTCGCTTTTGCCGCCGCGCGAGCTGGAGGCGCCAATATTATTGTAGCCGATGAGCCCACCAAGGGGCTGGATGTGGCGCGTCGTAATGAAGTTATCGCGCTGCTGCTGGAGGAAGTGCGTGCAGGAGGCGGACTGCTGACTATCACCCACGATATTGAGCTGGCCCGGCAGATTGGTGGCGAAGTGGCGGTGATGATGCGTGGGGAAATTGTCGAGCGAGGCAGTGCACAGCAGGTACTGACTGAGCCGCAGCATCCTTATACTCAGGCGCTGCTGGCGGCAGATCCGGCACGCTGGCCAGCTCGCCAACCTAAAGCGCATGGGCCTCAGATAGTACTGGAAGCGCATAATCTGAGTAAAGCCCGCGGCGGGCGACAGCTGTTCAGCGGTCAGTCGCTACGCGTTCATGCCGGGGAGGTGATTGGCATTACCGGGCCAAGCGGCTGCGGCAAGAGCAGCTTTGGCGATATTCTGCTCGGGCTGCTGGCCGCTGATAGCGGTGATGTGGTGCGCGATCGCACGCTGGCGGCGGTGAAATACCAGAAGATCTTCCAGGATCCGCCGTCGGCCTTTGCACCCCGCGTGACGCTGCGTCAGGCGCTGAATGATGTGGTAAAACGTCATAATCTCAACGGTGAACGCATTGCGTTGCTGATGGCGCGGCTCAGGCTGCGACCGCTGCTGCTGGATCGTTATCCTGATGAGATATCGGGCGGCGAGTTGCAGCGTTTTGCTCTGCTGCGCGTACTGCTGCTGGATCCGGTCTTTCTGTTTGCCGACGAACCCACCTCGCGCCTTGATCTGCTGACACAGCAGCAAACCATTGAGCTGCTGGTGGAGGTGGCCGCAGAACAAAACTGTGCCCTGCTGGTGGTCAGCCACGATGAGGCATTAATCGAGCGTATCAGCCATCGTCGAATCCATTTCGGCGAGATACAGTATCCGTGTGGGCTATCTTCGGAGGCAGTGTTGCCGTAA
- a CDS encoding ABC transporter permease, producing MMMNIVRRSSLAQRAGAGLLLLLVVFAFVLPLLWPQDPLRQKLMLALQWPDLSAPFGYDHLGRSLFARLTAAIRLSLGLALISVLSAMIPGILLGVLAAWRGGAVDRGVSLLADTFLALPGLLLVLLLTALVPDSALMLYIGISLLLWVEYFRISRAIARPLLLSPAVQASRLLGLSPWLIFRRHLWPEMAPVVLTVAAFGAASAIMAIAALGFVSVGVRPPTPELGLMMTELLPYYEEAPYALLQPVMVVFLLVLSLLLLAGREKA from the coding sequence ATGATGATGAATATTGTGCGCCGCAGTTCGCTGGCGCAGCGCGCCGGAGCGGGGCTGCTGTTACTGCTGGTGGTATTTGCTTTTGTCCTGCCGCTGCTGTGGCCACAGGATCCGCTGCGGCAAAAACTGATGCTGGCGCTGCAATGGCCCGATCTCAGCGCACCCTTTGGTTATGATCATCTCGGGCGTTCGCTGTTTGCCCGTCTGACCGCGGCGATCCGCCTGTCGCTGGGGCTGGCACTGATAAGCGTTCTGAGCGCGATGATCCCCGGCATTCTGCTCGGAGTGCTGGCGGCCTGGCGCGGCGGTGCGGTTGATCGCGGCGTTTCGCTGCTCGCCGATACGTTTCTTGCGCTGCCGGGATTGCTGCTGGTGCTGCTATTAACCGCGCTGGTGCCGGACTCCGCCCTGATGCTCTACATCGGGATTTCGCTGCTGCTATGGGTAGAGTATTTCCGTATCAGCCGTGCGATTGCCCGTCCATTACTTCTTTCACCTGCGGTACAGGCTTCGCGCCTGCTCGGTCTGAGTCCCTGGCTGATCTTCCGCCGCCATCTATGGCCGGAGATGGCTCCGGTGGTGCTGACCGTGGCGGCATTTGGTGCTGCCAGCGCAATTATGGCGATTGCGGCGCTGGGTTTTGTTAGCGTTGGCGTCCGGCCGCCCACGCCGGAACTGGGGCTGATGATGACTGAACTGCTGCCGTATTATGAAGAAGCGCCCTATGCGCTGTTGCAGCCGGTGATGGTGGTGTTTTTACTGGTATTAAGCCTGCTGCTGCTGGCAGGAAGAGAGAAAGCATGA
- a CDS encoding ABC transporter permease, with protein MIRILGYRLLQAGMVALLVGSLTFVLMRSLPGDIAWRIAAGRYGYDRVDASAASAVQQELGLDRPAWQALADWFIQLLHVNPGNSLVSGAPVMEEINHQLGQTLLLAAVALLLSLLLGPPLGILAGLAPGGKLDRLLLAISTSLRALPHFVLGLILVLIFALGLGWLPAAGYGEVQHVLLPALTLALGLAAVSSRVARNAMRQVTDSAWYQFGRTKGLTESQLFWQHGLRNVSVPLVTYLSVQFIYLIEGVIVVETLFAWPGIGHALVHAIFARDVPMIQGTALIMGLMFVLLNTLSDGLCYWLDPRRKNP; from the coding sequence ATGATCCGGATACTTGGCTACCGCCTGTTGCAGGCCGGTATGGTGGCGCTGTTAGTAGGGAGCCTTACCTTTGTGCTGATGCGTTCTCTGCCGGGGGATATTGCCTGGCGTATCGCCGCCGGGCGTTATGGCTACGACCGTGTTGACGCCTCTGCGGCCAGCGCGGTTCAGCAGGAGCTGGGGCTGGATCGCCCGGCCTGGCAGGCGCTGGCGGACTGGTTTATCCAGCTGCTGCACGTTAATCCTGGCAATTCGCTGGTGTCGGGTGCGCCGGTGATGGAAGAGATTAACCATCAGCTGGGGCAGACTCTGCTGCTGGCGGCGGTGGCACTGCTGCTGTCACTGCTGCTCGGCCCGCCGCTGGGGATCCTGGCCGGGCTTGCTCCCGGCGGAAAACTGGATCGTCTGCTGCTGGCGATCTCCACCTCCCTGCGCGCGCTACCGCATTTTGTGCTGGGGCTGATTCTGGTACTGATTTTTGCTCTGGGCCTTGGCTGGCTGCCCGCAGCTGGCTATGGGGAGGTGCAGCATGTGCTGCTGCCTGCGCTGACGCTGGCGCTCGGGCTGGCGGCGGTTTCCAGCCGGGTGGCGCGTAATGCTATGCGTCAGGTAACAGATTCAGCCTGGTATCAGTTTGGCCGCACTAAAGGGCTGACAGAGTCTCAGCTTTTTTGGCAGCACGGGCTGCGTAACGTCAGCGTGCCGCTGGTGACGTATCTCAGCGTGCAGTTTATCTACCTGATTGAAGGCGTGATAGTGGTGGAAACGCTGTTTGCCTGGCCGGGTATCGGTCACGCGCTGGTACATGCAATTTTCGCCCGTGATGTACCGATGATTCAGGGAACGGCTCTGATTATGGGGCTGATGTTTGTTCTGCTTAATACGCTGAGTGACGGGCTCTGTTACTGGCTGGATCCGCGGAGGAAAAACCCATGA
- a CDS encoding ABC transporter substrate-binding protein, whose product MQKFVRPPLLVLMLAAAALPASAAPERIATLVAPFEIKGTDPTLSGDIFLKMSIVETLVNADSSGQPLPGLATNWSVSDNGRLWRFTLRPGVKFHDGSALSAESVVNALEVSRSKPGLLDKAPVTAIRAENGQVLITLSQPFTPLLSMLAENRAQILAPASYDNSHKVVQIIGSGPYRLTSLQAPQKLTVTRFHDYWGHAPAIEQASYMAVGRAETRALLAESGNADMVLNLDPASRSRLKNNRKIELMAVSIPRSVLLKVNAGHPLLNDARVRQALSMALDRQGIARAILRYPAAADQLFPPSVAQWHNPGLTPLVYQPQQAQALLEELGWKTGADGILQRNGQPFTLTLTTYPDRPELPLIAAAIQQQLRDVGIQLTINTTNSGEIAAKHHDGTLELALVARNFALTPDLLGTLLQDYAPQGGDWGAMNWSNATFNQTLADLVQGRNVAKSQTERQQLTRILQTELPAIPVAWYQQTAAVSKRLSGATLDPFERTFGLENMRWSE is encoded by the coding sequence ATGCAAAAATTTGTACGCCCGCCGCTGCTGGTTTTGATGCTGGCTGCGGCTGCTCTCCCGGCCAGCGCCGCCCCTGAGCGCATCGCCACGCTGGTTGCCCCTTTTGAAATCAAAGGCACCGATCCCACGCTCTCTGGCGATATCTTCTTAAAAATGTCGATTGTTGAAACCCTGGTCAATGCCGACAGCAGCGGTCAGCCGCTGCCAGGTCTGGCGACGAACTGGAGCGTTTCCGACAACGGCCGGCTATGGCGCTTTACCCTGCGCCCGGGCGTAAAATTCCATGATGGCAGTGCATTAAGTGCGGAAAGCGTAGTGAACGCGCTGGAGGTATCACGCAGTAAGCCAGGCCTGCTGGATAAAGCCCCTGTTACCGCTATCCGTGCTGAGAATGGACAGGTGCTGATCACCCTTAGCCAGCCATTTACGCCATTGCTCAGTATGCTGGCAGAGAACCGCGCTCAGATCCTTGCGCCCGCCTCGTATGACAACTCACATAAAGTGGTGCAGATTATTGGCAGCGGCCCGTATCGCCTGACGTCACTTCAGGCGCCGCAGAAGCTGACAGTGACACGTTTTCACGACTACTGGGGCCATGCGCCCGCCATCGAACAGGCCAGCTATATGGCTGTTGGCCGTGCTGAAACCCGTGCACTGCTGGCCGAGAGTGGTAACGCCGATATGGTGTTAAATCTCGATCCCGCCAGCCGCAGCCGCCTGAAAAACAACCGCAAAATAGAGCTGATGGCGGTCTCAATTCCGCGTAGCGTGCTGTTGAAGGTGAACGCAGGGCACCCGTTACTGAATGATGCGCGCGTGCGCCAGGCCTTAAGTATGGCCCTCGATCGCCAGGGTATTGCGCGCGCCATTCTGCGCTATCCGGCTGCGGCCGATCAGCTTTTCCCTCCCTCTGTCGCTCAGTGGCATAACCCCGGCCTGACCCCGCTGGTCTATCAGCCGCAGCAGGCACAGGCGCTGCTGGAGGAGCTCGGCTGGAAAACGGGTGCCGATGGCATTCTGCAACGCAATGGCCAGCCGTTCACACTGACGCTGACTACCTATCCGGATCGTCCTGAGCTGCCGCTGATTGCTGCCGCTATCCAGCAGCAGCTCAGGGATGTGGGAATTCAGCTGACAATCAACACCACCAACTCTGGGGAAATCGCCGCAAAACATCATGACGGTACGCTGGAGCTGGCACTGGTTGCTCGTAACTTTGCGCTGACGCCGGATCTGCTTGGTACGCTGTTACAGGACTATGCGCCGCAGGGCGGAGACTGGGGGGCCATGAACTGGAGCAACGCCACCTTTAATCAAACCCTGGCCGACTTAGTACAGGGTCGCAATGTGGCAAAAAGCCAGACTGAACGCCAGCAGCTGACGCGCATCCTGCAAACTGAGCTGCCGGCGATTCCGGTAGCCTGGTATCAGCAGACGGCCGCCGTATCAAAACGTCTGAGCGGAGCCACACTCGACCCCTTCGAGCGCACTTTCGGGCTGGAGAACATGAGGTGGAGTGAATGA
- the melB gene encoding melibiose:sodium transporter MelB — protein MTVSVKTKISYGLGAFGKDFAIGIIYMYLMYYYTDVVGVSVSMVASLFLVARILDAFFDPVMGWIVERTRTRWGKFKPWILIGTLSNSVVLVSVFCAHHFEGGALIAWIWATYLLWGFTYTLMDVPFWSLVPCITLDKREREALIPWPRFFASLAGYTTGVIGLPLVNYLGDGNKGQGFMLFSLILVVFFILSAIITLRNIEEKYSSSAVPNSAEQTTIKAVLSMIFLNRPLFALLLMALAWNLAHNVITAFAIYYFTYVVGRAELFPWYMMYAGIANLIAILCFPKLVARFSRRAIWISASVLPVMSCLLLLAVGIYAPQSATLISLSGILVNIGGAFFWVMLVIMVADTVDYGDYALGVRIESIAFSVQTMVVKAGAAFAGLLIGVMLGVVGYVPGVQQSANTIMGMQGIMIGLPLLFFILTLWIYLRHYKLDGEILHEMQRALQHKYGEGQGKMTSPVMPLDGEVDVVYPPTPASNLRQS, from the coding sequence ATGACGGTTTCAGTAAAAACAAAAATCAGCTACGGGCTGGGTGCTTTCGGCAAGGATTTTGCCATCGGCATTATCTATATGTACCTGATGTACTACTACACCGATGTGGTCGGGGTATCAGTCAGTATGGTGGCCTCGCTGTTTCTGGTGGCACGAATTCTGGATGCTTTCTTTGACCCGGTGATGGGCTGGATTGTCGAACGTACCCGCACCCGGTGGGGTAAGTTTAAGCCCTGGATACTTATTGGTACCCTGAGCAATTCGGTGGTGCTGGTGTCGGTATTTTGTGCCCATCATTTTGAGGGCGGGGCGCTGATTGCCTGGATCTGGGCCACCTACCTGCTGTGGGGCTTTACCTATACCCTGATGGATGTGCCGTTCTGGTCTCTGGTGCCGTGTATCACCCTCGATAAGCGCGAACGTGAAGCGCTGATCCCCTGGCCGCGTTTCTTTGCCAGTCTGGCGGGGTACACCACCGGTGTGATCGGCCTGCCGCTGGTGAACTACCTCGGTGATGGCAATAAAGGCCAGGGGTTTATGCTGTTCTCGCTCATCCTGGTGGTGTTCTTTATTCTCTCGGCGATTATTACGCTGCGTAATATCGAGGAGAAGTACTCCTCCTCCGCCGTGCCGAATAGCGCAGAACAGACCACCATTAAAGCCGTTCTCAGTATGATTTTCCTCAACCGACCGCTGTTCGCGCTGCTGCTGATGGCGCTGGCATGGAACCTGGCGCATAACGTTATTACCGCGTTTGCCATCTACTACTTTACCTATGTAGTAGGCCGGGCGGAGCTGTTCCCCTGGTACATGATGTACGCCGGGATCGCCAATCTGATTGCGATTCTCTGCTTCCCGAAACTGGTGGCGCGCTTCTCACGGCGGGCAATCTGGATCAGTGCCTCGGTACTGCCGGTGATGAGCTGTCTGCTGCTGCTGGCAGTGGGTATCTACGCCCCACAAAGTGCAACGCTGATTTCGCTATCCGGCATTCTGGTTAATATTGGCGGAGCCTTCTTCTGGGTGATGCTGGTCATTATGGTGGCAGATACCGTGGACTACGGCGACTACGCCCTCGGCGTGCGCATTGAGAGCATCGCTTTCTCAGTTCAGACCATGGTGGTGAAAGCCGGAGCGGCATTTGCCGGGCTGCTGATAGGTGTGATGCTTGGCGTGGTGGGCTATGTGCCTGGCGTACAGCAGTCGGCGAATACCATTATGGGTATGCAGGGAATTATGATTGGCCTGCCGCTGCTGTTCTTTATTCTTACCCTGTGGATCTATCTGCGCCACTACAAACTGGATGGTGAAATCCTTCATGAAATGCAGCGCGCACTGCAGCATAAATATGGTGAAGGGCAGGGGAAAATGACCTCACCGGTAATGCCGCTGGACGGTGAAGTGGACGTGGTCTATCCACCGACGCCTGCCAGTAACCTGCGGCAATCCTGA
- a CDS encoding alpha-glucosidase/alpha-galactosidase, translating to MKITFLGAGSTVFAKNVLGDILATPALQQVDIALYDIDAERLNDSWQMLNNLNANLCQGKARIEKYAGVEQRRRALQGASYVINAIQVGGYDPCTITDFEIAKKYGLRQTIADTLGIGGIFRALRTIPVMLDFARDMEEVCPDAWLLNYTNPMASLTGAMLRHTGIKTVGLCHSVQVCAETLLKSVDMSTDGVKWQIAGINHMAWLLNITRDGEDIYPEIKRRALALTEKHDDMVRHEIMRVFGYYVTESSEHNAEYMPYWIKRHYPELIERFNIPLDEYPRRCIEQIDRWHQQRDKLTQNENLSHARSHEYASWMIEAMETDVPYKIGGNVLNHGLITNLPAEACVEVPCLVDGQGVTPCYVGDLPPQLAALNRTNINTQLLTIEAAVTQKKEHIYHAALLDPHTSAELSIDDTVKLCDELIAAHGDWLPAYR from the coding sequence ATGAAAATTACATTTCTTGGGGCAGGCAGTACGGTATTTGCGAAAAATGTACTGGGAGATATTCTGGCGACGCCCGCGTTGCAGCAGGTGGATATCGCTCTGTATGATATTGATGCAGAACGCCTTAATGACTCGTGGCAGATGCTGAATAATCTCAACGCCAATCTCTGCCAGGGGAAAGCGCGCATTGAGAAATATGCCGGTGTGGAACAGCGTCGCCGTGCGTTACAGGGGGCCAGCTATGTGATTAATGCCATTCAGGTTGGCGGCTACGATCCCTGTACGATTACTGACTTTGAAATTGCTAAAAAATATGGCCTGCGCCAGACCATTGCTGACACCCTCGGCATTGGCGGCATCTTCCGCGCCCTGCGCACCATTCCGGTGATGCTGGATTTTGCCCGCGATATGGAGGAGGTCTGTCCGGATGCCTGGCTGCTGAACTACACCAATCCGATGGCGTCACTGACCGGAGCGATGCTCAGACACACGGGCATCAAAACCGTTGGCTTATGCCACAGCGTGCAGGTCTGCGCCGAAACCCTGCTTAAATCCGTTGATATGTCCACTGACGGGGTGAAATGGCAGATCGCCGGAATTAACCATATGGCCTGGCTGCTGAATATCACCCGCGATGGTGAGGATATCTATCCGGAGATCAAACGCCGTGCGCTGGCCCTGACCGAAAAGCACGACGATATGGTGCGTCACGAAATCATGCGCGTATTTGGCTACTACGTTACCGAGTCATCCGAACACAATGCGGAATATATGCCGTACTGGATCAAGCGTCATTATCCTGAGCTGATTGAGCGCTTTAATATTCCGCTGGATGAGTATCCGCGTCGTTGTATTGAGCAGATCGATCGCTGGCACCAGCAGCGCGATAAGCTGACGCAAAATGAGAACCTCAGCCACGCCCGCAGCCACGAATACGCCTCCTGGATGATAGAGGCGATGGAGACCGACGTGCCGTACAAAATTGGCGGTAACGTGTTGAACCATGGTCTGATCACCAACCTGCCGGCCGAAGCCTGCGTGGAAGTGCCATGCCTGGTGGACGGGCAGGGTGTCACACCTTGCTATGTTGGCGATTTGCCACCGCAGCTGGCAGCGCTCAATCGCACCAATATTAATACCCAGCTCTTAACCATTGAGGCCGCTGTGACGCAGAAAAAAGAGCATATTTATCACGCTGCGCTGCTTGATCCGCACACCTCCGCCGAGCTGTCGATAGATGACACGGTAAAACTTTGCGATGAACTGATCGCCGCTCACGGCGACTGGCTGCCCGCATATCGTTAA
- a CDS encoding AraC family transcriptional regulator — MQKDIHPDDIAQFGLNIYQYGHEVCASQHSYGPAVRQHYLLHYVISGGGTLFSGNQRWPVRQGEAFLIHPHEITTYTADKQRPWEYMWVEMDGLIAVRSLEKCGLRRDMPVYRPKENGLPCPVYPWLQQLMAQDPVHSLRIAGLTCLFLDALIANARHAGSDDSSCGNKHLDSAIQFIERHYHRNLTIGEVADYCNIDRSYLSRLFQQQFGYGPKQYLLLLRMEVATSLLSDPGLPIKVIAYSLGYTSQMQFAKVFQLHFRCSPTQWRRERACPA; from the coding sequence ATGCAAAAAGATATTCACCCCGATGATATCGCCCAGTTTGGACTGAATATTTATCAGTACGGCCATGAAGTCTGCGCCAGTCAGCACAGCTATGGCCCGGCGGTACGCCAGCATTATCTTTTACATTATGTGATAAGCGGCGGTGGGACGTTATTCAGTGGCAATCAGCGCTGGCCGGTGCGTCAGGGAGAAGCGTTTCTTATCCATCCACACGAAATCACCACCTACACCGCAGATAAGCAGCGACCATGGGAATATATGTGGGTGGAAATGGACGGGTTAATTGCTGTGCGCAGCCTGGAGAAATGCGGGTTACGCCGCGATATGCCGGTCTACCGGCCAAAAGAGAATGGTTTACCCTGCCCGGTCTATCCCTGGCTGCAACAGCTGATGGCGCAGGATCCGGTACATTCGCTGCGCATCGCCGGGCTGACCTGTCTGTTCCTTGATGCGCTGATCGCTAACGCGCGCCACGCGGGGAGCGATGACTCAAGCTGCGGGAATAAGCATCTGGACAGTGCGATACAGTTTATTGAGCGCCACTATCATCGTAACCTCACTATTGGCGAAGTCGCCGACTACTGTAATATCGACCGCAGCTACCTTAGCCGTCTTTTTCAACAACAGTTTGGCTATGGGCCGAAACAATACCTGCTGTTGCTGCGGATGGAGGTTGCTACCTCGCTGCTATCCGATCCTGGCCTGCCAATAAAAGTTATCGCTTATTCACTGGGTTACACCAGCCAGATGCAGTTTGCTAAGGTATTTCAACTCCATTTTCGCTGCTCTCCCACCCAGTGGCGGCGCGAGAGAGCCTGTCCGGCCTGA
- a CDS encoding TetR/AcrR family transcriptional regulator: protein MPAPVKRKNDPEGLKKRILASALTTFAAYGLQGARMEQIAEDAQTTKRMVVYHFTNKEQLYIDVLHMVYREIRQHESGLNLAQMSPTQAIARLAEASFDYHISHPDFMRLICSENLMRGRYISQSATIKMLNQSALDVLDAVLSRGKQNGEFDAKVATVDVHRLISSISFHNVANHYTFNALFGGNETEQQSIARNRQLVVDATLRYLRPTA from the coding sequence ATGCCAGCCCCCGTCAAACGCAAGAACGATCCGGAAGGTTTAAAGAAACGCATCCTCGCCAGCGCCCTCACCACCTTTGCCGCCTATGGTCTCCAGGGGGCGCGCATGGAACAGATTGCCGAGGATGCGCAGACCACCAAACGCATGGTGGTTTATCACTTCACCAATAAAGAACAGCTCTATATCGACGTGCTGCATATGGTTTACCGCGAGATCCGCCAGCATGAAAGCGGGCTGAATCTGGCGCAGATGTCGCCAACTCAGGCGATTGCCCGTCTGGCCGAGGCCAGCTTCGACTACCATATTTCACATCCCGACTTTATGCGTCTGATCTGTAGCGAAAACCTGATGCGCGGCCGCTATATCAGCCAGTCAGCAACCATCAAGATGCTGAATCAAAGTGCGCTGGATGTGCTGGATGCGGTGCTGAGTCGCGGTAAGCAGAATGGCGAGTTCGATGCTAAGGTAGCGACGGTGGATGTTCACCGCCTGATCAGCAGCATCAGCTTCCACAACGTTGCTAACCATTACACCTTTAATGCCCTCTTTGGCGGCAACGAAACCGAGCAGCAGAGCATTGCGCGCAACCGGCAGCTGGTGGTCGATGCCACGCTGCGCTATCTGCGCCCGACGGCTTAA
- a CDS encoding D-arabinono-1,4-lactone oxidase: MTREPSGYPRRQPHLSPHETSLWNWAQNATLAKKTQQACPASESDLQILLQHHRGQVRVMGRRMSPGRMLAVGENDDLLIDTSALRGFISSDEHSATFAGGTPLHEVYEQLKAMGRILPASPGVIDAQTLAGALATGTHGQGLQQSSIGDEALSIRMVLADGRIETFDRQHPWFPAVQLGLGCLGVVTAVTLRTQPAKVYTCFKTAVSADTLESDLLTWNRDYVMSKAWWFPEENQVHVWAAREANAEEQAQYQANHGDLVEQQQTSDAMNQTIDQTLEHMRSDTQITDENGKPFRTVTRFKDFSDVTGDVYQVFCRGIATPQINVEIAIPLARAGAVIARIKRWHAETQPHMHYPVILRCTGASESWLSPAYQQESCFFGFVIYYAEDGSLSPEGVAFLRAVEKLLAEEGGRPHWGKYFDASLYNWAKIYPQWQAFSQVREALDPQHTFGNDFSQRLLDQGAEQ, encoded by the coding sequence ATGACTCGCGAACCCTCCGGCTATCCACGCCGTCAGCCGCATCTTTCGCCCCATGAGACTTCCTTATGGAACTGGGCGCAGAACGCCACGCTGGCAAAAAAAACCCAGCAGGCCTGCCCCGCCAGCGAAAGCGATCTCCAGATTCTGCTGCAGCATCATCGCGGTCAGGTACGCGTGATGGGTCGCCGCATGTCCCCCGGCCGGATGCTGGCAGTCGGTGAAAACGACGACTTGCTGATCGATACCTCAGCACTGCGGGGCTTTATCAGCAGCGATGAGCACAGCGCGACCTTCGCTGGCGGCACGCCGCTGCACGAGGTGTATGAACAGCTGAAAGCGATGGGCCGGATTCTCCCCGCATCGCCGGGAGTGATTGATGCACAGACCCTCGCCGGGGCGCTGGCTACCGGCACCCACGGCCAGGGCTTACAGCAGAGCAGCATCGGTGATGAGGCTCTGAGCATCCGCATGGTGCTGGCTGATGGCCGCATTGAGACGTTTGATCGGCAACATCCCTGGTTTCCTGCGGTACAGCTCGGCCTCGGCTGCCTTGGCGTTGTAACGGCGGTAACGCTGCGTACCCAGCCCGCGAAGGTTTACACCTGTTTTAAAACAGCCGTCAGTGCAGATACGCTGGAGAGCGACCTGCTGACGTGGAACCGTGATTACGTGATGAGCAAAGCCTGGTGGTTCCCTGAGGAGAACCAGGTGCACGTATGGGCAGCCCGTGAAGCCAATGCGGAAGAGCAGGCGCAGTATCAGGCAAATCACGGCGATCTGGTCGAGCAGCAGCAGACCAGCGATGCGATGAACCAGACCATCGACCAGACGCTGGAGCATATGCGCAGCGATACGCAAATCACCGATGAGAACGGCAAACCCTTCCGCACCGTGACCCGCTTTAAAGACTTTTCCGACGTCACCGGTGATGTCTATCAGGTGTTCTGCCGGGGTATTGCTACCCCGCAGATTAATGTTGAAATTGCGATCCCGCTGGCACGGGCCGGAGCGGTTATCGCCCGTATAAAACGCTGGCATGCGGAGACGCAGCCGCATATGCACTATCCGGTGATCCTGCGCTGTACCGGGGCATCCGAAAGCTGGCTCAGTCCCGCTTACCAGCAGGAGAGCTGCTTCTTTGGCTTTGTAATTTACTACGCTGAAGATGGTTCACTCTCTCCGGAAGGGGTGGCGTTTTTGCGGGCGGTGGAAAAGCTGCTGGCGGAAGAAGGGGGACGTCCGCACTGGGGGAAATATTTCGATGCCTCGCTGTATAACTGGGCGAAAATCTATCCGCAGTGGCAGGCCTTTTCTCAGGTACGCGAAGCGCTGGATCCTCAGCATACCTTCGGCAATGATTTCAGCCAGCGGCTGCTGGATCAGGGAGCAGAGCAATGA